Proteins from a genomic interval of Methanoplanus endosymbiosus:
- a CDS encoding PAS domain S-box protein: protein MDSEPSELPAILEILKENPRGMSVRQISEAIGMNRVTVARYLDVLRTSGRVEMVPYGQAKVYFLSHRVPISALLDFSSDYVIVLGNDRKIVHANSNMLELFDLKLDALSGVYIDDLMSPDNDEKSLRPSIDAALAGREVTEEICIQKGSADICFEMKIIPAVFEDGAPGLTIIFHDITEKKRTEEMILIQRDLAWQLSATQSLSVALPLCIRTARYILNIEAGGVYLKNDETNDFELVYSEGLNDLFRTKIGTIKAGSRLGRDIMSGRPIYGKTEEIRFGDDVADMLVGTGLRSLAIIPLPDNGKVIGCFSLGSYVLDDYSKFNKREIETLATYIGSVISRIKTQEDLRISEKKYKTLFNYCENPVFVHKFRDNIRDPGRIVEVNSAACAGFGYSRNELYNMSILDLDCHLSDEGLISVIDDLKHEKVAEYRTIYRNKDGIEVPVNVRSHLFDFDKNSVILSVANKNII, encoded by the coding sequence ATGGATTCAGAACCCTCGGAGCTACCGGCAATTCTGGAGATTTTAAAGGAGAATCCCCGTGGAATGTCTGTTAGGCAGATTTCCGAGGCAATAGGGATGAACAGGGTTACTGTAGCGCGTTATCTTGATGTACTGCGGACTTCAGGCCGTGTCGAGATGGTGCCCTATGGTCAGGCAAAAGTATATTTTTTATCTCACCGTGTCCCGATAAGTGCTCTGCTTGACTTTTCATCAGATTATGTGATTGTTCTTGGAAATGACAGAAAGATAGTTCATGCGAATTCAAATATGCTTGAACTGTTCGATTTAAAGCTCGATGCTCTCTCCGGAGTCTATATTGATGATCTGATGTCTCCGGATAACGATGAAAAGAGCCTCAGACCGTCTATAGATGCTGCTCTTGCCGGCCGGGAGGTCACAGAAGAGATCTGCATTCAGAAAGGCAGTGCCGACATCTGTTTTGAGATGAAGATCATTCCTGCTGTATTTGAGGATGGTGCACCGGGACTTACAATTATCTTTCATGATATTACAGAGAAGAAGAGGACAGAGGAGATGATACTGATTCAGCGTGACCTTGCCTGGCAGTTATCTGCCACGCAGTCATTAAGTGTCGCCCTTCCGCTCTGTATCAGAACCGCAAGGTATATTCTGAACATTGAAGCCGGTGGTGTTTATCTCAAAAATGATGAGACCAATGACTTTGAGCTTGTATATTCTGAAGGTTTAAATGATCTCTTCAGGACAAAGATTGGCACAATAAAAGCCGGATCACGCCTTGGAAGGGATATAATGTCCGGCAGGCCGATCTACGGGAAAACCGAGGAGATCAGATTCGGAGATGATGTCGCTGATATGCTGGTTGGAACGGGGCTTAGATCTCTTGCAATCATACCTTTGCCGGACAATGGGAAAGTTATCGGCTGCTTTTCACTTGGTTCGTACGTTCTTGATGATTACAGCAAATTCAATAAGCGTGAGATAGAGACACTTGCAACATACATTGGCAGTGTCATTTCAAGAATAAAGACTCAGGAAGATCTCAGGATCAGTGAGAAAAAATATAAGACTCTCTTTAATTACTGTGAAAATCCTGTATTTGTTCACAAGTTCAGGGATAACATAAGAGATCCGGGCCGGATAGTTGAGGTAAACAGTGCCGCCTGCGCTGGATTTGGCTACAGCAGAAATGAGCTGTATAATATGTCAATTCTGGATCTGGACTGCCATTTAAGTGATGAGGGTTTAATATCAGTTATTGATGACCTGAAACATGAAAAAGTTGCAGAGTACAGGACCATATACCGCAATAAGGATGGGATTGAAGTGCCTGTAAATGTCAGGTCACATCTCTTTGATTTTGACAAAAATTCAGTGATCCTCAGCGTTGCAAATAAAAATATAATATGA
- a CDS encoding response regulator: protein MVDEEPEILELAGFYLNKFSFYDIDEVYSADKAIECLKINNYDAIVSDYEMPEMDGLTFLRKVRESYPTLPFIIFSGKGRDEVVIEAFRFGADGFVQKGRNAMANFAELSHQIEIAVARNSAQADLKVKEQAIESSYNGVFLADADTLLLTYVNRSGLSLFNYADKCEMIKRPLHDFLEIPDEIDIASDILFRVKDKGGFVGELKGRRKDGSSFHLRISIDMIADEATGKDHLFGTFVDITEQKEYEKEFLSYITEAARRIREPLFHISGSLEAAASSDTDDPEKLRLMLLVQKKNADQVIENLNELNQAITKAKDYIPDEYLEYLLR, encoded by the coding sequence ATGGTGGATGAAGAACCGGAGATACTGGAGCTTGCCGGGTTTTATCTCAATAAATTTTCATTTTATGATATAGATGAAGTATATTCTGCTGACAAGGCTATTGAATGCCTTAAAATTAATAATTATGATGCGATAGTCTCTGACTACGAGATGCCTGAGATGGACGGTCTGACTTTTCTCAGAAAAGTGAGGGAGAGCTACCCTACTCTGCCTTTTATTATCTTCTCCGGAAAGGGAAGGGATGAAGTGGTCATTGAAGCCTTCAGGTTCGGGGCTGACGGCTTTGTACAGAAGGGCAGGAATGCAATGGCAAATTTTGCAGAACTCTCACATCAGATTGAGATAGCGGTTGCGAGAAACAGTGCCCAGGCTGATCTTAAGGTCAAGGAGCAGGCTATTGAGAGTTCATATAACGGAGTATTTCTTGCAGATGCAGATACCCTGCTGCTGACATATGTGAACCGGTCGGGACTCTCACTTTTTAATTATGCTGATAAATGTGAGATGATTAAAAGGCCATTGCATGATTTCCTTGAAATTCCGGATGAGATTGATATTGCAAGTGATATTCTCTTCCGGGTGAAGGACAAAGGCGGTTTTGTGGGGGAGCTTAAAGGGAGAAGAAAGGATGGTTCTTCCTTTCATCTCCGGATTTCAATTGATATGATTGCTGATGAGGCGACAGGAAAGGATCACCTCTTCGGAACATTTGTGGATATTACTGAACAGAAGGAGTATGAGAAAGAATTTCTCTCCTATATTACCGAAGCTGCGAGAAGAATCCGCGAGCCTCTCTTTCATATATCAGGATCTCTTGAGGCGGCTGCTTCTTCTGATACTGATGACCCTGAAAAATTAAGGCTGATGCTTCTTGTTCAGAAGAAGAATGCCGACCAGGTGATTGAGAATCTCAATGAGCTAAACCAGGCGATTACAAAAGCGAAGGATTACATTCCGGATGAATATCTTGAATATCTGTTAAGGTGA
- a CDS encoding sensor histidine kinase, whose protein sequence is MPYYTSFANIYPMINSFYNEEKKEIIWRWGPIGIVVALFLIMEVTYLLFFNNVTIVVSHILYFPIILISFFFPKKGVITSTLISAAYVFIIYAAQYPGIEGIVSATMQFYVYVSISITVSVISDKIKSDKMKFSGIFENSEGGIALIDRHTGKITEKNHKFTEIISSWNIAADTENITEIVDDQKYTEILAEIDISGSLENYEIESAKDDRNYGLINVSLLSEDDIILNLNDITESINRKKEIEKLNSDLYIANKKSNLYLDILTHDINNANTAALGYAEFLTETASEEDKPFFEKMLAGIRHSTGIIENVSRIRMVHDENRNFHPVNLNPVIRNAAERHTSAEIKADTEKITVNADEMLADVLDILIENSIKYGGDGIKICINTEKKDGTAIISISDNGPGIEDRIKKTALTRFQKGSDSRRGRGLGLATADMIMRSFGGSMEVTDRIPGDYKKGLKVILKLKEA, encoded by the coding sequence ATGCCTTATTATACTTCTTTTGCCAACATTTACCCAATGATAAATTCCTTTTATAATGAAGAGAAAAAGGAAATAATCTGGAGATGGGGACCGATAGGCATAGTTGTTGCCTTATTTCTTATAATGGAAGTAACGTACCTTCTCTTCTTTAACAATGTGACAATAGTTGTCTCCCACATACTATATTTTCCGATAATCCTGATCTCGTTTTTTTTCCCTAAAAAAGGGGTCATCACTTCAACATTAATCTCAGCTGCATATGTATTCATAATATACGCAGCCCAATATCCCGGAATTGAAGGCATTGTCTCTGCCACAATGCAGTTTTACGTATATGTCAGCATATCCATAACAGTCTCAGTGATATCAGATAAGATAAAATCAGACAAAATGAAGTTTTCCGGAATATTTGAAAACTCAGAAGGTGGAATTGCCCTAATTGACCGACATACCGGGAAAATCACTGAAAAAAACCATAAATTTACTGAGATTATAAGTTCATGGAATATTGCAGCAGATACAGAGAATATCACTGAAATCGTGGATGATCAAAAATACACAGAGATACTTGCAGAGATTGACATTTCAGGCTCACTTGAAAATTATGAGATCGAATCTGCGAAGGATGACAGGAATTACGGACTGATAAATGTATCACTTCTCTCCGAAGATGACATAATTCTTAACTTAAATGATATTACAGAGAGTATCAACAGAAAAAAAGAGATAGAAAAACTCAATTCCGATCTGTACATCGCAAACAAAAAGTCAAATCTCTACCTTGACATCCTTACACACGACATAAATAATGCAAACACCGCAGCACTTGGTTATGCAGAATTCCTGACAGAAACTGCATCTGAAGAAGATAAACCCTTCTTTGAGAAGATGCTGGCCGGAATCAGACACAGTACAGGAATTATTGAGAATGTCTCAAGGATCAGAATGGTCCACGATGAAAACAGGAACTTCCATCCTGTAAATTTAAACCCTGTAATCAGAAATGCAGCTGAAAGGCATACCAGTGCAGAGATAAAAGCAGATACAGAGAAGATTACTGTAAATGCCGATGAGATGCTGGCAGATGTCCTTGATATACTCATTGAAAACAGCATAAAATACGGTGGAGATGGCATAAAGATCTGTATAAATACAGAGAAGAAGGATGGAACAGCAATAATATCCATAAGCGACAACGGCCCAGGCATTGAAGACAGAATTAAAAAGACAGCCCTGACAAGATTTCAGAAAGGGTCTGATTCACGACGGGGAAGAGGTCTTGGGCTTGCAACCGCAGATATGATAATGAGATCCTTTGGAGGAAGTATGGAAGTTACGGACAGAATCCCCGGAGATTACAAAAAAGGGCTTAAAGTTATTCTGAAACTTAAAGAGGCATAG
- a CDS encoding ADP-ribosylglycohydrolase family protein — protein sequence MENEYRGAMLGAAMGDALGMPYETTPTSLRHLRTEYARPSHIHPNSRLKEGCYTDDTQIALAVSELFISGNYSVKSYSERLKELHLQKELRFPDGTILSACRHIVSGDKNPGCFSDTAGCVPLGLPFALAYTNTAEIKEKLAEACSVTHSSPVAYAGTLWFALLLRYTLSHEREPLYRATGEISDIDEKLAMKIDLAIKYAEEGISAESALQTIGNNVSIYQTVPLSAYLILRYGEDINFLNIASQTGGNTDTIAFICGAWAGAEFGASGLPEDLLIDLENRERIENIAKRLFYKFSSTDQSGQTLK from the coding sequence ATGGAGAATGAATACAGGGGCGCGATGCTTGGCGCGGCTATGGGCGATGCACTGGGAATGCCTTATGAGACAACACCAACATCACTGAGGCATCTTAGGACAGAATATGCCAGACCAAGCCATATTCATCCAAATTCCAGGCTCAAAGAAGGCTGTTATACCGATGACACACAGATTGCCCTTGCAGTATCAGAACTTTTCATAAGCGGGAATTATTCAGTAAAATCCTACTCAGAGAGATTAAAAGAGCTTCACCTTCAAAAAGAACTGAGATTTCCGGACGGAACAATACTCAGCGCATGCAGGCATATTGTTTCCGGAGATAAAAATCCGGGCTGCTTCTCGGACACAGCAGGCTGTGTACCTCTTGGACTCCCTTTTGCCCTTGCATATACCAACACCGCCGAAATAAAGGAGAAACTCGCTGAAGCATGCTCAGTCACACACAGCAGCCCTGTGGCATATGCGGGCACACTCTGGTTTGCACTGCTTCTCAGGTACACACTCAGCCATGAGAGAGAACCGCTGTACCGGGCCACCGGAGAAATATCTGATATTGATGAAAAACTCGCAATGAAGATTGATCTGGCAATAAAGTATGCTGAAGAGGGCATATCAGCCGAGAGTGCACTTCAGACAATCGGAAATAACGTAAGCATCTATCAGACAGTACCGCTATCAGCGTACCTGATACTTAGATATGGCGAGGATATAAATTTCCTGAATATAGCCTCTCAGACAGGCGGGAATACAGATACAATAGCCTTCATATGCGGCGCATGGGCAGGTGCGGAGTTTGGAGCATCAGGACTGCCCGAAGATCTGCTGATCGACCTTGAAAACCGGGAAAGAATTGAGAATATTGCAAAAAGGCTATTTTACAAATTCAGCAGTACAGATCAGTCAGGTCAGACATTGAAATAA
- the argC gene encoding N-acetyl-gamma-glutamyl-phosphate reductase, which yields MDIAIIGASGFTGGDLIRLLLTHSQAEVTCATSRKEEGATVDSVHRNLKGLCSLKFTDPETRTVDADFAFLAVPHTVAMNYTADLMERGIKTVDLSADYRLPLDVYEGTYGVEHKNYFTAPYGLPEIHREEIKGSSFVANPGCFPTGATLAAAPLAGMAETVIFDSKTGVSGAGVAPSATNQYTNVADSLKAYKWTNHRHLSEMKQELAFLGSDADCHFTPHLLPVNRGILTTAHILLREPVEQAEAEKLYEDFYRNEFFIRLQNPTLAEVRGSNFCDIAVESEGRRVVAVSAIDNLVKGASGQAIQNMNIMCGYKENDGLVNAPVFP from the coding sequence ATGGATATTGCAATTATCGGTGCCTCCGGATTTACCGGAGGGGATCTGATAAGGCTTCTTCTCACCCATTCACAGGCAGAGGTCACATGCGCCACCTCAAGAAAGGAAGAAGGAGCGACGGTTGATTCAGTCCACCGGAATTTAAAGGGACTGTGCAGTCTGAAATTCACCGACCCTGAAACACGGACAGTTGATGCAGACTTTGCATTCCTTGCGGTCCCGCATACGGTTGCGATGAATTACACCGCTGATCTCATGGAGAGGGGAATTAAGACTGTTGACTTAAGCGCCGACTACAGGCTGCCGCTTGATGTATATGAAGGGACATACGGAGTGGAGCATAAAAATTACTTTACAGCACCATACGGACTTCCGGAGATCCACAGGGAAGAGATAAAGGGCAGCTCTTTTGTCGCAAACCCCGGATGCTTCCCGACAGGCGCAACCCTTGCCGCCGCACCACTCGCAGGTATGGCTGAGACCGTGATCTTTGACTCCAAAACAGGAGTCTCAGGTGCAGGAGTTGCCCCGTCAGCTACAAACCAGTACACCAATGTTGCAGACAGCCTGAAAGCCTACAAATGGACAAACCACAGGCATCTCTCAGAGATGAAGCAGGAACTGGCATTCCTTGGATCAGATGCAGACTGCCATTTCACACCGCACCTTCTTCCGGTGAACAGAGGCATACTCACAACAGCACACATACTGCTCAGAGAACCGGTAGAACAGGCTGAGGCAGAAAAATTATATGAAGATTTCTACAGAAATGAATTCTTCATACGGCTTCAGAACCCAACCCTTGCAGAAGTCAGAGGTAGCAATTTCTGTGATATTGCAGTTGAGAGTGAGGGCAGAAGAGTAGTTGCAGTATCAGCCATAGACAATCTTGTCAAAGGTGCAAGCGGACAGGCGATACAGAATATGAATATCATGTGTGGATATAAAGAGAATGACGGGCTTGTGAATGCCCCGGTATTCCCGTAA
- a CDS encoding DUF7504 family protein: MSGIDGFINGGGAAKVVLTLTQAENLANANCEIIKKSAEAGNRSIVITMNNPSPLLKDLYKSKDIDISKVFFIDAITKYALGSLPGDIDNSVFITSPSNLTDIGIAVTEMLKENPDERTIVLLDSVNTMLIYMPTPTLTKFMHFMSSKLRLMKSTGFYLSVKDGLDPILLMQLKTFSDGTEEI; the protein is encoded by the coding sequence TTGTCGGGCATTGATGGTTTTATTAACGGAGGGGGGGCAGCAAAGGTAGTGCTGACTCTGACTCAGGCAGAAAACCTTGCAAATGCAAACTGTGAGATTATAAAAAAATCGGCAGAGGCCGGCAACAGGTCCATAGTTATTACAATGAACAATCCCTCTCCTCTTCTTAAAGATCTCTACAAGTCAAAAGATATTGATATTTCAAAGGTCTTTTTCATAGATGCAATCACAAAATATGCCCTTGGCAGCCTTCCGGGTGACATTGACAACTCTGTCTTCATCACAAGCCCGTCCAATCTTACAGATATTGGTATTGCTGTTACAGAGATGTTAAAGGAGAATCCGGATGAGAGGACTATTGTTCTCCTTGATTCTGTTAATACCATGCTCATCTATATGCCTACCCCGACTCTGACGAAATTCATGCATTTTATGTCCAGCAAGTTAAGGCTTATGAAGAGTACCGGCTTTTATCTCTCTGTTAAAGATGGGCTTGATCCTATCCTTCTGATGCAGCTCAAGACTTTTTCAGACGGGACTGAAGAGATCTGA
- a CDS encoding FAD-dependent oxidoreductase — MITVIGGGPAGRYGAIKLASEGEEVILIEKRGPLGGQCLHQGCMVICALNEIARHLDDNRRFQSLGIISGDISVSYPDAVRQMTEIHATISGILKRETENAGVQILNAEAEVNCPEVYTGKETLYPDKMLISTGSKPFVPKIPGADLNGVYNPHTIISGLKDIPERISIIGGGVIAAEYAYIFSSFGAEVDIIARSSLLKGMPHTGVESALKDLKKINITENATPAEITGEGRADGILLKDSGVHIETDAVLFATGLIPSSAMIHGPDKRDNGAIITDERMETSVKGVFAAGDVTGGPYLTPLARAEGSIAADAMLGRIPKKLPAVLPQSVKLRYEHSFCSQNPDECMEMAMPAPSGPGSFWSVSERNTGRALIEYRKEDGKICGMYLGSPSSGPVSAYLAHMIEKGVKTGDIADIMEVHPSTDGILGLAAYAEYIRQKNQT, encoded by the coding sequence ATGATAACCGTAATCGGGGGCGGGCCTGCCGGCAGGTATGGGGCAATAAAACTTGCATCTGAAGGAGAAGAGGTAATTCTCATAGAGAAGAGAGGCCCTCTTGGGGGGCAGTGCCTCCATCAGGGATGCATGGTCATATGCGCCCTAAATGAGATCGCAAGGCATCTGGATGATAACAGAAGGTTTCAGAGTCTCGGCATAATATCAGGAGATATTTCAGTCAGTTACCCGGATGCTGTCAGGCAGATGACTGAGATACATGCCACAATATCCGGCATCCTGAAGAGAGAGACAGAAAATGCCGGCGTGCAGATTCTGAACGCAGAAGCGGAGGTGAACTGCCCGGAGGTCTATACCGGAAAGGAGACCCTTTATCCGGATAAGATGCTCATCTCAACCGGTTCAAAACCATTTGTCCCAAAAATTCCGGGTGCAGACCTTAACGGAGTATATAACCCACATACGATAATCTCCGGCCTGAAGGATATTCCGGAGAGGATATCAATCATAGGCGGGGGCGTGATTGCCGCAGAATATGCCTATATATTCTCCTCTTTTGGTGCAGAAGTAGATATTATTGCACGAAGCAGTCTCTTAAAGGGCATGCCGCATACAGGCGTTGAAAGTGCCTTAAAAGACCTTAAAAAGATAAACATCACTGAAAACGCAACTCCGGCAGAGATCACCGGAGAGGGCAGGGCAGACGGAATTCTTCTGAAAGATTCCGGAGTTCATATAGAAACAGATGCCGTTTTATTCGCCACCGGACTTATACCCAGTTCGGCAATGATACATGGCCCGGATAAGAGGGACAACGGTGCAATAATAACCGATGAGAGGATGGAGACCTCAGTGAAGGGAGTATTTGCCGCAGGCGATGTCACAGGGGGGCCGTATCTCACCCCACTTGCAAGGGCAGAGGGAAGCATTGCAGCCGATGCAATGCTTGGCAGAATACCAAAAAAACTTCCGGCCGTACTTCCTCAGTCTGTAAAACTGAGATATGAACATTCCTTCTGCTCACAAAACCCTGATGAATGTATGGAGATGGCAATGCCGGCACCTTCCGGACCCGGATCATTCTGGTCAGTATCTGAGAGAAATACAGGGCGGGCGCTGATTGAATACAGAAAAGAGGACGGTAAAATCTGCGGCATGTACCTTGGCTCACCATCATCAGGGCCGGTGAGTGCATACCTTGCACATATGATAGAAAAGGGTGTCAAAACCGGAGATATTGCAGATATTATGGAAGTCCACCCCTCAACAGACGGCATTTTAGGTCTTGCTGCCTATGCCGAATATATCCGGCAAAAAAATCAGACCTGA
- a CDS encoding tetratricopeptide repeat protein encodes MAFLDKLIGQGGNPNPWIDKSSANFEQGRYEEAAKNLEKAIEIEPENGELCFKMGTALVHTGKYEDAERFFKRSVAASPDNISAWQSLGNTLYYRRDFSGAIQCYDRVLSKDPSVIDVIYKKAEAHESTGNFADAAKCCEKLLENDENNILLRERLGNLCMRTSDWSRALEAFEAVFRLDPGNVTAMIKTGQVLEILNKYDEAEIFYSNAMNAAPGDLTAAYSRAGIYEQCGKYSEAAEIYRTIMAENPDDLSASFRRGCDLYWNGDFIGASHALEIIVKRAPENIQAWHMMGISLEQIGDYSRAVECFDNVLKSASSNSPTWYHRGICLSWLGRYSEAAVSFSQVMEGNNAGFVNWIGSDGELSLFEKEKFQGSDDDTIDIREQRLLMIQGEALMHLGEYVHAEKCFSAITEKNPDDYNAWRLLADSRTATGNYKGAIDALNRIILEFPEDKDSLDKKATATYQTGNYKKALECFDSALNLDENDVMMWKGRADSQIKLGLFEESIQSFDQILTILPDDNEALSKKASVLMSLNLFEDAITCLTPVINSGKAGITAWREYIDLLELLGRYEEALNAVNNLSELIEPDNTLKIQKARILDRNSMIEEAAGIYMTVLEEEPERTGAALALATDLKSLGKFDKAAKAYEHYVRANRDDGVGWRDLGVALEKTGEYEKAVKSLEKATELRPDDRGILLETGLLLTRRGHYNEAAEIFDGLAEKDPENIAVMRGRALALAGTNRYQDAGNAFSRYIETKDEEDNDDTEARLAFASVCERAGDFEIAAGHYAAVLEDNDRDIDTWINLTELLVKMGRYEDAIEAAENIELHDPKNPIAWRIRGEMYTRLASYEEAADAFTKVLETDERDRISRLGLASSMLNSGRYKESLVQFGTALEGAGPDAESYFQCALAQMHMGGYEKAIKFADKILEEKHDLTGAFVIKANSLERLGLYDESLECFENAIRTGKRSGALWNARGMLLINIGRYNEAGKSFEKALESGTEDSNAWFGKGVALEYIGKYEGAIEAYDRCTELNHRDASPMYRKGKCLTFLGKFQEASECFESAIRKEEKESFKSDE; translated from the coding sequence ATGGCATTTCTTGACAAATTAATTGGCCAGGGGGGCAACCCTAACCCCTGGATTGACAAATCCTCAGCAAATTTTGAACAGGGAAGATATGAAGAAGCGGCTAAGAACCTTGAAAAGGCCATAGAAATAGAGCCTGAAAACGGGGAACTCTGCTTTAAGATGGGCACAGCCCTTGTGCACACCGGAAAATATGAAGATGCAGAGAGATTTTTCAAAAGGTCAGTTGCTGCATCTCCGGACAACATATCAGCATGGCAGTCACTTGGAAATACCCTCTATTACAGGAGAGATTTTTCAGGAGCCATACAATGCTATGACAGGGTGCTTTCAAAGGACCCATCGGTCATTGATGTAATATACAAAAAAGCAGAGGCACATGAATCAACCGGAAATTTTGCAGATGCGGCAAAATGCTGTGAAAAACTCCTCGAAAATGATGAGAACAATATTTTACTCAGGGAGCGCCTTGGAAACCTCTGCATGCGGACATCTGACTGGAGCCGCGCTCTTGAGGCCTTTGAAGCCGTATTCAGATTAGATCCCGGAAATGTCACTGCAATGATCAAAACCGGCCAGGTACTGGAGATTCTGAATAAATATGACGAAGCAGAGATCTTTTACTCAAATGCAATGAACGCCGCCCCCGGAGATCTGACTGCCGCATACAGCCGTGCAGGAATCTATGAACAGTGCGGAAAATATTCAGAGGCAGCAGAGATCTACAGGACAATAATGGCAGAAAACCCTGATGACCTTTCTGCATCATTCAGGAGAGGATGCGACCTGTACTGGAACGGGGACTTCATCGGAGCATCTCATGCCCTTGAGATAATTGTAAAGAGGGCACCTGAAAACATCCAGGCATGGCACATGATGGGTATATCCTTAGAGCAGATAGGAGATTACTCAAGAGCTGTTGAATGCTTTGACAATGTGTTAAAATCCGCATCCTCAAACTCACCCACATGGTACCACAGGGGGATCTGCCTCTCATGGCTGGGGCGCTACAGTGAAGCGGCAGTCAGTTTTTCACAGGTAATGGAAGGCAACAATGCAGGATTTGTAAACTGGATTGGCAGTGACGGAGAACTCAGCCTCTTTGAAAAAGAGAAATTTCAGGGATCTGATGACGATACAATAGACATCAGGGAACAGAGACTGCTCATGATCCAGGGAGAAGCGCTGATGCACCTTGGAGAGTATGTACACGCGGAAAAGTGCTTCTCGGCAATAACAGAGAAGAATCCGGACGACTATAACGCATGGCGGCTCCTTGCCGACTCCAGAACCGCCACAGGAAATTACAAAGGCGCAATAGATGCCTTAAACAGGATAATACTCGAATTTCCGGAGGATAAGGACTCACTTGATAAGAAGGCCACTGCAACATACCAGACAGGCAATTATAAAAAAGCCCTTGAATGCTTTGATTCCGCCTTAAACCTTGATGAAAACGATGTAATGATGTGGAAGGGAAGGGCAGACAGCCAGATCAAACTCGGCCTGTTTGAGGAATCAATACAGAGCTTTGACCAGATACTGACAATACTTCCGGATGACAACGAAGCCCTCTCCAAAAAAGCTTCAGTCCTCATGTCACTGAATTTATTTGAGGATGCCATCACATGCCTCACACCAGTAATAAATTCAGGAAAAGCAGGCATTACTGCATGGAGAGAATACATTGACCTTCTTGAACTGCTCGGCCGTTATGAGGAGGCACTTAATGCAGTCAATAACCTCTCAGAACTGATTGAACCGGACAATACCCTGAAGATCCAGAAGGCACGGATTCTTGACAGAAACAGTATGATCGAGGAAGCGGCCGGCATATACATGACTGTTCTTGAAGAAGAGCCTGAAAGAACAGGAGCCGCCCTTGCACTTGCAACAGACTTAAAATCCTTGGGTAAATTCGATAAGGCTGCCAAGGCATATGAACACTACGTAAGGGCAAACAGAGACGATGGTGTCGGATGGAGAGACTTAGGGGTTGCCCTTGAAAAGACCGGCGAATATGAAAAGGCCGTAAAATCACTTGAAAAGGCAACAGAACTGAGGCCGGACGACAGAGGAATACTGCTTGAAACCGGACTTCTGCTCACAAGAAGGGGCCATTATAACGAAGCAGCTGAGATCTTTGACGGTCTTGCAGAAAAAGATCCGGAGAATATCGCAGTAATGCGGGGAAGGGCACTTGCACTTGCCGGCACAAACCGCTATCAGGACGCAGGAAATGCCTTCAGCAGATATATCGAGACTAAAGATGAAGAAGACAATGACGATACTGAAGCAAGACTGGCATTTGCATCAGTCTGTGAGAGAGCAGGGGACTTTGAAATTGCAGCAGGACATTATGCCGCAGTGCTTGAAGACAATGACAGGGATATAGACACCTGGATAAACCTCACAGAACTTCTCGTTAAGATGGGCAGATATGAGGATGCAATAGAAGCAGCTGAAAATATTGAGTTACATGACCCCAAAAACCCGATTGCCTGGAGAATAAGGGGAGAGATGTACACAAGGCTTGCCTCTTATGAAGAGGCAGCTGATGCATTTACAAAGGTTCTTGAGACCGATGAACGCGATCGCATCTCAAGGCTCGGCCTTGCCTCATCAATGCTTAATTCCGGCCGTTACAAAGAGTCACTTGTCCAGTTCGGAACTGCCCTTGAGGGTGCAGGACCGGACGCTGAAAGCTACTTCCAGTGCGCCCTTGCACAGATGCATATGGGAGGATATGAGAAGGCCATCAAGTTTGCAGATAAAATACTTGAAGAGAAACATGACCTCACAGGGGCCTTTGTAATTAAGGCAAATTCTCTTGAAAGACTTGGATTATACGATGAGTCACTTGAATGCTTTGAAAATGCAATCAGAACAGGAAAGAGAAGCGGAGCTCTCTGGAATGCACGCGGAATGCTCCTTATAAATATCGGCCGCTACAATGAAGCAGGAAAATCCTTTGAAAAAGCACTTGAAAGCGGCACAGAGGATTCAAATGCCTGGTTTGGAAAAGGGGTGGCACTGGAATACATAGGCAAATATGAAGGGGCAATTGAGGCATATGACAGATGCACAGAATTAAACCACAGGGATGCATCACCGATGTACAGGAAAGGAAAATGCCTGACATTCCTCGGTAAATTCCAGGAAGCATCAGAATGCTTTGAGTCAGCCATCAGAAAAGAAGAGAAAGAGAGCTTCAAAAGTGATGAATGA